From one Dysidea avara chromosome 9, odDysAvar1.4, whole genome shotgun sequence genomic stretch:
- the LOC136267472 gene encoding ubiquinone biosynthesis O-methyltransferase, mitochondrial-like: MYRNSLPHGFGYSILDVGCGAGILTEPLARLGASVTVVDPVEENIIVAREHAAEDPSLSDTLQYECCTVEDVANRSQQFDVVVASEVLEHVSHLDIFVSQLCTTVKPGGYGVFTTINRTFFSYIVAILLAEYVARLLPVGTHQWEKFITPSELEELLKGNGFSVIFQRDTWYNPLFKRLSWCSRSDVGYAVVASKPPLIDDDDDNISE; encoded by the exons ATGTACAGAAACAGTTTACCTCA TGGTTTTGGTTATAGTATTCTGGATGTTGGCTGTGGTGCAGGGATACTGACTGAG CCACTGGCTAGATTAGGAGCAAGTGTTACTGTAGTTGATCCTGTTGAGGAGAACATCATTGTTGCTAGGGAACATGCTGCAGAAGATCCTTCACTTAGTGACACTCTTCAGTATGAGTGTTGTACTGTTGAAGATGTTGCCAATAGATCGCAACAGTTTGATGTTGTGGTAGCTTCAGAGGTTTTGGAACATGTGTCTCATCTTGACATCTTTGTGTCACAACTGTGTACCACTGTAAAG CCTGGAGGATACGGAGTATTCACCACCATCAATAGGACCTTCTTCTCATACATTGTTGCTATATTACTGGCTGAATATGTGGCCAGGCTCCTACCAGTAGGAACACACCAATGGGAGAAGTTCATCACACCATCTGAACTGGAAGAACTACTTAAAGGTAATGGATTCAGTGTGATCTTCCAGAGAGACACTTGGTATAATCctctgtttaaaagattgagtTGGTGTAGCCGTTCTGATGTTGGGTATGCCGTGGTCGCCAGCAAGCCACCACTaatagatgatgatgatgacaatatATCAGAATAA
- the LOC136266211 gene encoding uncharacterized protein translates to MIVSKLRLLIYGLLLSSSCMLLYYVSNSYTFANFRLAHSKLLNIANDINSNRDIVMLSSERRGFVFAIHIIEQQIGASMNLLTLSKWAKHVGISPVEPFVNNSVFKWPPIWSPYELSTALRFRDYFNLDHWNNMCSNFNAAPLVPWETFLHKRTDKSIIVCILITKHCIPKQVFIDDEINSEDDCRYHFSHFEKANDYNFNKVLQTKIVRRVCIPLCKRRFHIDTISNYIYGSLKPEETTVFIIRWFGMGNNSRLRILEEEYKRTVQTVEMLQTSDRIIKDSRNYVKKYLDSDFGEYVAISFRSVTRAKHLDTSEQPNFFKSCIKELGPTINSFKSRKIFLAMDLGRFGDVKLHTYI, encoded by the coding sequence ATGATTGTGTCTAAACTACGACTGCTAATATATGGACTATTGCTATCTTCTAGCTGTATGCTACTTTATTATGTGTCCAATTCATATACATTTGCTAACTTTAGATTGGCACATAGTAAGCTATTGAATATTGCTAATGATATCAATAGTAATAGAGACATAGTTATGCTCAGTTCAGAAAGAAGAGGTTTTGTGTTTGCTATTCACATTATTGAACAGCAAATTGGAGCATCAATGAATTTACTAACATTATCAAAGTGGGCTAAACATGTTGGAATTTCTCCTGTAGAACCTTTCGTAAATAACTCTGTTTTCAAGTGGCCTCCTATATGGTCACCATATGAATTATCTACAGCACTTCGTTTCCGTGACTATTTCAACCTTGATCATTGGAACAACATGTGCTCTAACTTTAATGCAGCACCACTAGTTCCATGGGAAACATTCTTACACAAAAGAACTGACAAATCTATTATAGTTTGTATTTTAATCACTAAACACTGCATACCAAAACAGGTGTTCATTGATGATGAAATTAACAGTGAAGATGACTGCAGGTATCATTTCAGTCATTTTGAGAAGGCCAAtgattataattttaataaAGTTTTGCAAACCAAAATTGTTAGACGTGTATGTATACCATTGTGTAAAAGAAGATTCCATATTGACACCATTAGTAATTATATTTACGGGAGTTTAAAGCCAGAGGAAACTACTGTGTTTATTATTAGATGGTTTGGAATGGGAAACAATAGCAGGTTAAGGATTTTGGAGGAGGAGTATAAAAGGACAGTGCAAACTGTGGAAATGTTACAGACGAGTGATAGGATTATTAAAGATAGTAGAAATTATGTTAAGAAATACTTGGATTCTGATTTTGGTGAATATGTAGCAATATCATTTCGATCAGTGACGAGAGCAAAACACTTAGACACATCTGAGCAACCTAATTTCTTTAAAAGTTGCATCAAAGAATTGGGACCCACAATTAATTCTTTTAAGTCTagaaaaatatttttagcaatgGACTTGGGGAGATTTGGAGATGTtaaattacacacatacatatag